From Spirosoma aerolatum, one genomic window encodes:
- a CDS encoding hotdog fold thioesterase, which produces MKAGFDLNALEFIHNDSIAKHLGIEFLEAGEGYLTARMPVDKRTHQPFGILHGGASVVLAETLGSVASYMLLDDPAKQRAVGLEINANHIRSVREGWVYGRCTPIHAGRTTHVWDIRITDEHNKLVCVSRLTVAVISV; this is translated from the coding sequence ATGAAAGCTGGCTTTGACCTGAATGCACTCGAGTTTATTCATAATGACTCAATCGCCAAACACCTTGGTATAGAATTCCTTGAAGCCGGTGAAGGCTATCTGACTGCCCGAATGCCCGTCGATAAACGAACCCATCAGCCCTTTGGTATTCTTCATGGGGGAGCCTCCGTTGTACTGGCCGAGACATTGGGCAGTGTGGCATCCTATATGTTACTGGACGATCCGGCAAAGCAACGGGCCGTGGGTCTGGAGATCAATGCCAACCATATTCGCTCCGTACGTGAAGGCTGGGTATATGGTCGTTGTACTCCCATTCATGCCGGACGTACTACCCACGTTTGGGATATTCGAATTACTGACGAACACAATAAACTCGTTTGCGTGAGCCGGTTGACGGTTGCAGTGATTAGCGTATAA
- a CDS encoding histidine phosphatase family protein yields MTQKTIYLIRHGETDFNRRGIVQGSGVDSDLNEMGRAQAMAFFLAYQHVPFQKIYISGLKRTYQTAEPFIELGIPYEKLTGLNEISWGIMEGKAPGNLDNEYYRALIEAWESGRTDQPTEGGESPDQVATRQKEAIDAILSHPGEETVLIAMHGRAMRILLSWITNQPLAHMDQFEHSNVCLYKLLYDYESTTFTITQANDTAHLLSLALIQ; encoded by the coding sequence TTGACACAAAAAACAATTTATCTGATTCGCCATGGCGAAACAGACTTCAACCGACGCGGTATAGTTCAGGGAAGTGGCGTCGATTCAGACCTCAATGAAATGGGCCGAGCCCAGGCAATGGCCTTTTTTCTGGCGTATCAGCATGTGCCATTCCAGAAAATTTACATCTCCGGCCTAAAACGTACCTATCAGACGGCCGAGCCCTTTATTGAACTGGGTATTCCATATGAAAAACTTACTGGCCTCAACGAAATTAGCTGGGGCATTATGGAAGGCAAAGCTCCTGGCAACCTGGATAACGAATATTACCGCGCCCTCATCGAAGCCTGGGAATCGGGACGCACCGACCAGCCTACTGAGGGTGGTGAAAGTCCAGACCAGGTAGCGACCCGCCAAAAAGAAGCCATCGACGCCATCCTGTCTCATCCTGGCGAAGAAACGGTTCTGATTGCCATGCATGGTCGGGCTATGCGTATTCTGCTTAGCTGGATCACCAATCAGCCACTGGCGCACATGGACCAGTTTGAACACAGCAACGTCTGTCTGTACAAACTTCTCTATGATTACGAGTCGACCACGTTTACGATTACTCAGGCCAACGATACGGCCCATCTGCTATCCCTGGCACTGATTCAATAA
- a CDS encoding sensor histidine kinase, whose translation MSKQKIYWFCQLFGWSLLMTVEYTAYLLQDGFDPDALYLAIANIFLGISLTHLYRLMIRRWNWVRLPFFRLAPRVLLSIFVLALIMTMVNLPMDRLIVPQHLADEPWLVIGYIMTWGKTMLTWVLTYTAYHYVEQNRNDEIEKLLLKTSVRETEAKVLRSQLNPHFVFNALNSIRALVFENPTKAQQGITQLSNLLRNSLLADRRKTVELREEIKTVEDYLSLEKVRYEDRLTSYIELDSRTLFWQVPPMMLQTLVENAIKHGVSKAVGGGFIDIRSSLESDKLHITIRNTGVLGDKEASGGFGLANTSQRLDLLYGPEAQFKIYQENDTQGDGPIVCAEITIPAQSEGMFRREKQPLGARS comes from the coding sequence ATGTCAAAGCAGAAAATATATTGGTTCTGTCAGCTATTTGGCTGGTCTCTCCTGATGACAGTAGAGTATACGGCTTATTTGCTACAGGACGGCTTCGATCCTGACGCATTATACCTGGCAATTGCCAATATTTTTCTGGGTATTAGCCTTACGCACTTGTATCGGCTCATGATCCGACGCTGGAATTGGGTACGACTGCCTTTTTTCCGGCTGGCCCCCCGTGTGCTTTTGTCAATTTTTGTGCTCGCACTCATTATGACAATGGTTAACCTGCCAATGGACCGGCTCATCGTACCGCAACATCTGGCCGACGAACCCTGGCTCGTTATCGGCTATATCATGACCTGGGGCAAAACAATGCTCACCTGGGTGCTTACCTACACCGCTTATCACTACGTCGAGCAAAATCGGAACGACGAAATAGAGAAACTGCTGCTCAAAACCAGTGTACGCGAAACGGAAGCCAAAGTCCTGCGTTCACAGTTAAATCCGCACTTCGTTTTTAATGCCCTCAACAGCATCCGGGCACTGGTTTTTGAAAACCCAACCAAAGCGCAGCAGGGTATTACGCAGTTGTCCAATTTACTGCGAAACTCGCTGCTCGCCGACCGACGAAAAACAGTGGAATTGCGCGAAGAGATCAAAACCGTAGAGGATTATCTATCGCTCGAAAAAGTTCGTTACGAAGACCGGCTTACGTCTTATATTGAACTCGACAGCCGGACACTTTTCTGGCAGGTTCCCCCCATGATGTTACAAACGCTGGTCGAAAACGCGATCAAACATGGTGTCTCAAAAGCCGTTGGAGGTGGATTCATTGATATTCGGTCGAGCCTTGAAAGCGATAAGTTGCATATTACCATTCGCAACACCGGTGTGCTGGGCGACAAGGAAGCTTCGGGTGGCTTTGGACTGGCCAATACGTCTCAGCGTCTTGATTTATTATACGGTCCTGAAGCCCAATTCAAGATTTATCAGGAAAACGATACCCAAGGCGACGGGCCTATTGTGTGTGCCGAAATTACCATCCCTGCCCAGTCGGAGGGTATGTTCCGACGTGAAAAACAACCGCTGGGAGCCCGGAGTTAG
- a CDS encoding LytR/AlgR family response regulator transcription factor, producing the protein MKTLIIDDERLARNELRRLLENFPKIQIIGEAANADEALPMIEELEPELLFLDIQMPGKNGFELLQSIEGKTPEVIFTTAYDEYAIKAFEFNALDYLLKPVELSRLSEAIHRVEEEQHIPEATGQAVGISTKILGENDQVFVKDGEKCWFVKLGKVRLFESMGNYVRLYFDDQKPLVLKSLNALEDRLNPTTFFRANRKHIINLQWIEKIEPWFSGGLLVTLRGGDKIEISRRQAIRFKDLLSL; encoded by the coding sequence ATGAAGACACTTATTATTGACGACGAACGTTTAGCCCGCAACGAACTCCGCAGGCTTCTCGAAAACTTCCCCAAAATTCAGATTATCGGAGAAGCCGCCAATGCGGACGAAGCCTTGCCCATGATCGAAGAACTGGAGCCCGAGCTACTGTTTCTAGACATTCAGATGCCTGGAAAAAACGGCTTTGAGCTACTCCAGTCGATCGAAGGCAAAACGCCGGAAGTGATTTTTACGACGGCCTATGACGAATACGCCATTAAAGCGTTCGAGTTCAATGCGCTCGATTACCTCCTCAAACCCGTCGAACTATCCCGGCTGTCGGAAGCCATTCATCGGGTCGAAGAAGAACAGCATATTCCTGAGGCAACGGGCCAAGCGGTAGGTATTTCGACAAAAATTCTGGGCGAAAATGACCAGGTTTTTGTCAAAGATGGCGAAAAATGCTGGTTCGTCAAACTCGGCAAAGTGCGACTGTTCGAGTCAATGGGGAACTACGTCCGGCTCTATTTCGACGACCAGAAACCATTGGTTCTCAAATCATTAAATGCACTTGAAGATCGTCTGAACCCAACCACGTTCTTCCGGGCCAATCGCAAACATATTATTAACCTTCAATGGATCGAAAAAATCGAGCCCTGGTTTAGTGGTGGATTGCTGGTTACGCTACGCGGGGGCGATAAAATCGAAATTAGCCGCCGACAGGCTATTCGGTTTAAAGATTTGTTAAGTTTGTAA
- a CDS encoding DUF3298 and DUF4163 domain-containing protein, giving the protein MKHIPYIVLLAGLASMFAACHTAQSDPPALDRQQYTLGSPTPCDTTTNTGVDVSVSYIQLKDDTEGARKINDSLRLLAVNSVVNWLDSATIASHPDVHSNLAKAASLFAKDYEVMRKDMGSLGGCWELETSADTMHVGPKALTVKVETRAYTGGAHPNSNLSFYTFDRETGRTLTLNDMIADTTALLGVLESAFRQQQHLLPQANLEEQGYFLRDGHFFLPANVGTSRNGLVFYYNPYEIAAYAVGPIQVTVPYEKLNGILRDDWQ; this is encoded by the coding sequence ATGAAGCATATCCCATATATCGTTTTGCTGGCGGGTTTAGCCAGTATGTTTGCTGCTTGCCACACCGCTCAAAGTGACCCTCCGGCCTTAGATCGTCAGCAGTATACGCTGGGCAGTCCTACCCCCTGCGACACGACAACCAATACGGGAGTGGATGTATCGGTGTCGTACATCCAGTTGAAAGACGATACGGAAGGCGCTCGTAAAATCAACGACAGTTTACGATTGCTGGCGGTGAACAGTGTGGTCAACTGGCTCGACAGCGCTACCATCGCCAGCCATCCCGATGTTCATAGTAACCTGGCGAAAGCCGCATCGCTTTTTGCCAAAGATTACGAAGTAATGCGGAAAGACATGGGTAGCCTGGGGGGATGCTGGGAGCTGGAAACCAGTGCTGATACGATGCATGTTGGCCCCAAAGCCTTAACTGTAAAGGTCGAAACCAGAGCCTATACGGGTGGAGCCCATCCGAACTCAAACCTGTCTTTTTATACATTTGACCGGGAAACGGGCCGGACGCTTACCTTAAACGACATGATTGCCGATACGACTGCTTTGCTCGGAGTCCTGGAGTCAGCCTTTCGACAACAACAACACCTTTTACCCCAGGCGAATCTGGAAGAGCAGGGCTACTTTCTGCGCGATGGCCATTTTTTCCTGCCAGCCAATGTAGGTACCAGCCGCAATGGACTGGTTTTCTATTACAATCCGTACGAAATAGCCGCTTATGCTGTCGGACCCATTCAGGTAACTGTCCCCTACGAAAAACTGAACGGTATTCTGCGTGACGACTGGCAATAG
- a CDS encoding glycosyltransferase family protein, whose translation MRPNWIGPVAISSLFLLLFFWFKVVRFQALYYTYNDMYIFLQESYSWMNGRPVLYENIWGYDDRIHNNYAMLLWGPLIYVWGAYGAFFVQFGLTLLSYVLLLRHLAIRLANWALWLMLAVLLLGPVWFWFYEHPNIGWHPELTYFPLSILFLLALVHAHTGWLFVTATLLVLVKEDGALLAGAIHLAFLCLQYLVTNRQQSIFGILTKPRFWLVLGGWALLFIAGMAFLSFKNHAAEPEPRLQQALNAIHTGLTSREFIRTNLLLFAQTLLLLAPPIGVLNYGLYRLDWRQAGSILLVYGVGLLPILLSNWVQGATYYGTNALFDLVSLTWPPRFVLVYAFSTVYTIAFWLLYKADRVSIQRWQSVRIGLLLFIIQLPIVQYARPDFRLFTILRDSFTHRFDPQKEPLLPDDDVTVVKKLAQAIPPHSNVFVFDYLIPLFHKHYNIWPTEKQWENADLAIIPSNDFQKLGDRLPRVMKHPYKPVRLSTYTLYVTPAYEPYINAVLTPNGNAK comes from the coding sequence ATGAGACCAAATTGGATTGGCCCCGTAGCCATCAGTAGCCTTTTTTTGCTCCTCTTCTTCTGGTTTAAAGTCGTTCGATTTCAGGCGTTGTATTATACGTACAACGATATGTACATTTTCCTTCAGGAATCGTATAGCTGGATGAATGGGCGCCCTGTTTTGTACGAAAATATCTGGGGCTACGATGATCGAATTCATAATAATTATGCCATGCTCCTGTGGGGGCCTCTTATCTACGTCTGGGGTGCCTATGGAGCCTTTTTCGTTCAGTTCGGTCTCACTCTGCTCAGTTATGTATTACTTCTACGTCACCTGGCCATTCGGTTAGCTAACTGGGCTTTATGGCTGATGCTGGCTGTACTGCTGCTGGGGCCGGTCTGGTTTTGGTTTTATGAACACCCCAATATCGGCTGGCATCCCGAACTGACATACTTCCCATTATCGATCCTCTTTCTGCTAGCTTTGGTGCACGCGCATACAGGCTGGCTCTTTGTAACAGCTACGCTTCTGGTACTAGTAAAAGAGGACGGGGCTTTGCTGGCTGGGGCAATTCATCTGGCATTCCTGTGTCTTCAATATCTGGTCACTAACCGGCAGCAATCTATCTTTGGTATTCTGACGAAACCCCGATTCTGGCTGGTGCTCGGTGGCTGGGCCTTACTGTTTATAGCCGGCATGGCTTTTTTATCCTTTAAAAACCATGCTGCCGAACCAGAGCCTCGTCTGCAACAGGCACTCAATGCTATCCATACCGGATTAACCTCCCGCGAGTTTATCCGTACCAATCTGCTGTTGTTTGCCCAGACACTGTTGCTGTTAGCGCCCCCAATTGGCGTATTGAACTATGGCTTATATCGCCTGGATTGGCGACAGGCGGGTAGTATCTTACTGGTTTACGGTGTTGGGTTGCTGCCTATTTTGCTGTCGAACTGGGTGCAGGGGGCTACGTATTATGGCACCAACGCCCTTTTTGATTTGGTATCGCTGACCTGGCCGCCCCGCTTTGTGCTTGTTTATGCCTTTTCGACCGTTTATACGATTGCTTTCTGGCTGCTGTACAAGGCAGATCGGGTATCAATCCAACGCTGGCAGTCAGTACGCATTGGTTTACTATTATTCATTATTCAGCTACCCATAGTACAGTATGCCCGCCCGGACTTTCGGTTGTTTACCATTCTGCGCGACAGTTTTACGCATCGTTTCGATCCGCAAAAAGAACCTCTGCTACCAGATGATGATGTGACTGTTGTCAAGAAACTGGCCCAGGCCATTCCTCCCCACTCCAATGTATTTGTGTTTGACTATCTGATTCCTTTATTTCACAAGCATTATAACATCTGGCCCACTGAAAAGCAGTGGGAAAATGCAGACCTGGCTATCATTCCGTCCAACGATTTTCAGAAACTTGGCGATCGTCTGCCTCGGGTGATGAAACACCCTTACAAACCGGTTCGGCTGAGTACCTATACCCTTTACGTTACCCCGGCCTACGAGCCTTATATAAACGCAGTACTTACTCCTAACGGCAACGCAAAATGA
- a CDS encoding glycosyltransferase: MSEFRHVEDLSVNSTQSDLQGSKREHWIKRNSYYYRILVNFLRYNIPANQSILEIGCGTGYVLNQLQPSLGVGIDTTAELIRYGQQKYPKLDLRTADAKELDLNGLVFDFILISDTIGYFDDVQQVFKQLHSVCHADTRIIITYRNQLWTPLLSAAEAIGLKMPEHRQNWLDRGDIENLLDVTGFDVVREGRKFLMPRYIPLLSGLLNKYIANLPLFNRLGLCTFIVARSMQANKSVDLPSVSVIVPARNEKGNIETIVQRLPAMGSHTELIFVEGNSTDDTWSEIQRVTAEYTPEYDIKCVQQEGKGKGDAVRKGFGMATGDILMILDADMTVPPEDLPKFYEAIANGKGEYINGTRLVYPMEKEAMRTLNLIGNKFFSIAFSWLLNQRIKDTLCGTKVLTRANYQRLSANRAYFGDFDPFGDFDLIFGSAKLNLKFVEIPIRYRARTYGETNISRFKHGWLLLKMTFFALNKIKFI; this comes from the coding sequence ATGAGTGAATTCAGGCATGTTGAAGATCTATCGGTAAATAGTACTCAATCAGACTTACAAGGTTCTAAGCGGGAACATTGGATCAAGCGGAACAGCTATTATTATCGCATTTTAGTAAATTTTCTGAGATATAACATTCCCGCCAACCAATCAATATTGGAAATAGGCTGTGGAACAGGGTATGTGTTGAATCAGTTGCAGCCCTCTCTGGGAGTGGGTATCGATACCACTGCGGAGCTAATACGCTATGGCCAGCAAAAGTACCCAAAACTGGATTTGCGCACAGCCGACGCCAAAGAACTGGACCTGAATGGGTTGGTGTTCGACTTTATCCTTATCTCTGACACGATTGGCTATTTCGATGACGTTCAGCAGGTCTTTAAGCAATTGCACAGCGTTTGCCACGCCGACACGCGGATTATAATTACCTATAGAAACCAGCTTTGGACGCCGTTGCTCTCGGCAGCAGAAGCCATTGGCCTGAAAATGCCCGAACATCGGCAAAACTGGCTCGACCGGGGTGATATTGAAAATTTGCTCGATGTGACCGGATTTGATGTCGTTCGCGAAGGGCGGAAGTTTTTGATGCCACGCTACATCCCGCTCTTGTCTGGCCTGCTCAATAAGTATATTGCTAATCTTCCTCTTTTCAACCGGCTCGGCTTGTGTACGTTTATTGTGGCTCGTAGTATGCAGGCCAATAAATCGGTTGATCTGCCGTCGGTGAGCGTTATCGTTCCGGCTCGCAACGAAAAAGGAAATATTGAAACCATCGTGCAGCGACTGCCTGCTATGGGAAGTCATACGGAACTGATTTTTGTGGAAGGTAACTCGACCGATGATACCTGGTCCGAAATTCAGCGCGTAACCGCCGAGTATACCCCTGAGTACGATATTAAGTGTGTACAGCAGGAAGGTAAGGGCAAAGGCGATGCGGTTCGGAAAGGGTTTGGTATGGCTACGGGCGATATCCTGATGATCCTGGATGCCGATATGACCGTTCCCCCCGAAGATCTTCCCAAGTTTTACGAAGCCATTGCCAACGGAAAGGGCGAGTACATCAACGGTACCCGATTGGTGTATCCAATGGAAAAAGAAGCCATGCGGACGCTGAATCTGATTGGTAACAAATTCTTCTCGATTGCCTTCTCGTGGCTGTTGAATCAGCGGATCAAAGATACCCTCTGCGGAACTAAAGTGCTTACGCGGGCCAATTACCAGCGACTAAGTGCGAACCGGGCTTATTTTGGGGATTTCGATCCGTTTGGCGACTTCGACCTTATTTTTGGATCAGCTAAGCTGAATCTTAAGTTTGTCGAAATTCCGATTCGGTACCGGGCTCGTACCTACGGCGAAACCAATATCTCGCGGTTTAAGCATGGCTGGCTCCTGCTGAAAATGACCTTCTTCGCCTTGAACAAAATCAAGTTTATCTGA